From the genome of Hymenobacter gelipurpurascens:
CCTTCCTGCGCGACTGGCGCTGGATTCATGTGCCCGGCCATGCGCCTGGCCAGGTAGCGCTGTTCCGGGAGAAAGACCATACGCTGCTGGGCGCCGACGCCTTTGCCACGGCCAACCACGAATCGGTGCCGGAGCTATTGCTGCAACTTCCCAAAATCAGTGTAGCGGGGGCGCCGTTCAACTATAACTGGCAGCAGGTGCGGGAGTCGGTGCAGACGCTGGCAGCGCTGCAGCCCCAGGCTATTGGCTGCGGCCACGGGCCCGTTATTACGGGGCCGGAAGCGGCAAGTGGCCTACAGCGCCTCGCCGATGAGTTTCCGATGCCCGTCAGCGGCCGGTACGTGCAAGACCCCGCCCGCCTTGATGAGAACGGGGTGGCCTACCTCCCACCCGCTCCCGAAGACCCCATCCGGACGAAGTTTACTATTGCGGCCGTTGGTTTGGGCGCGCTGGTGGGCGTGGCCCTGCTCATCAAGCAGCAGCAAAAGAAAAAGCAGAACAAATACCCCAAGCCCTACTCCGATCCGGAGCGCATACCGCGCACCGGAAAAATGCCCGCTCCTATCGAACAGGAATATTTAAGTGATGAAGAGCTAGCCATTCCACTTTACATCGAATAAGCAAAACGGCCCGTGTAGTACACGGGCCGTTTTGCTTGAATAGAACATCTACCAGAAGTGGCCTAGGCCACTTCTGGTGGCTTCTAGCCTTCTTTTTTAGGTTCTGAAGATGATACTTTAGTCGGTTTCGCGCTTCCCTCTTGCTGCACTTCCACGCTGCCATTTACGGTACCCATACGGAGTTGCGGGCCGCCCTGGCCCAGCGTGGTCGTGAGGTTGTGGGGCTGCAGACTTTTGCGGTTGCCAGCGGCCAGTTGCGCCTGCACCCGCCCGTGTACCGTGCGGGCCGTAAGCGTGGCCGAGTAGGTGGCGGGCAGCTCGCATTTGATGCTTCCATTCACGGTATTCACGTCGAGGGCGCCGCCACTCCAGGTGTCGCCGGTGAGGCGGATGGTCAGGCCGCCATTCGTGGTGCTGCCCTTCACCTCACCGCCAACACCGGCCAGCGTCACGCCTCCATTCATGGTTAGGAAAGAGATGATGCCCTGCACGTTTTCGATATGAATACCGCCATTCTGGGCCTGCAGGCTGAGGCCGGTTTGCGTGGGCACG
Proteins encoded in this window:
- a CDS encoding MBL fold metallo-hydrolase encodes the protein MKQVAPGVHQLTIQRFVNLYFVETGTPGEWVLVDTGLPGSEKAIIAAADKLFYPGTHPEAIILTHGHMDHAGSAQALAEHWKVPVLAHPLEMPFLTARAVYPPADPLVDKGGSLAFVARFFPPQSFQLSDFVQPLPANDTDPPFLRDWRWIHVPGHAPGQVALFREKDHTLLGADAFATANHESVPELLLQLPKISVAGAPFNYNWQQVRESVQTLAALQPQAIGCGHGPVITGPEAASGLQRLADEFPMPVSGRYVQDPARLDENGVAYLPPAPEDPIRTKFTIAAVGLGALVGVALLIKQQQKKKQNKYPKPYSDPERIPRTGKMPAPIEQEYLSDEELAIPLYIE
- a CDS encoding DUF4097 family beta strand repeat-containing protein, with the protein product MTSSAALAQTAPVPAFTLSCSGLTAKNPLQKQFCEIRTLTLAAPAAGTPLTLDARPGGSITVRGWSGTDVRVQALVEGRAATAEAAKALAASVQISSESNKLLAARPNGATEGWSVSYEVFVPTQTGLSLQAQNGGIHIENVQGIISFLTMNGGVTLAGVGGEVKGSTTNGGLTIRLTGDTWSGGALDVNTVNGSIKCELPATYSATLTARTVHGRVQAQLAAGNRKSLQPHNLTTTLGQGGPQLRMGTVNGSVEVQQEGSAKPTKVSSSEPKKEG